From the genome of Candidatus Methylopumilus rimovensis, one region includes:
- a CDS encoding co-chaperone GroES: MKIRPLHDRVIVKRLEEERTTASGIVIPDSATEKPDQGTVQAVGNGKILEDGSVKKLDVKVGDKVLFGKYAGQAVKVDGEELLVMREEDIMGIVE, from the coding sequence ATGAAAATTCGCCCTTTACATGACCGCGTAATTGTAAAGCGTCTTGAAGAAGAACGTACAACAGCATCAGGCATTGTTATCCCTGACAGCGCAACAGAAAAACCAGACCAAGGCACAGTTCAAGCCGTAGGTAATGGAAAAATTCTCGAAGATGGCAGTGTTAAAAAACTAGACGTCAAAGTAGGCGACAAAGTTTTATTTGGAAAATACGCTGGCCAAGCCGTTAAAGTTGACGGTGAAGAGTTACTTGTGATGCGTGAAGAAGACATCATGGGCATTGTTGAATAA
- the groL gene encoding chaperonin GroEL (60 kDa chaperone family; promotes refolding of misfolded polypeptides especially under stressful conditions; forms two stacked rings of heptamers to form a barrel-shaped 14mer; ends can be capped by GroES; misfolded proteins enter the barrel where they are refolded when GroES binds): MAAKDVRFGDDVRQKMITGVNILANAVKVTLGPKGRNVVLERSFGAPTITKDGVSVAKEIELKDKFENMGAQMVKEVASKTSDIAGDGTTTATVLAQAIIREGMKSVAAGMNPMDLKRGIDKAVEGGVAELKKLSKPCTTSKEIAQVGSISANSDHSIGQIIADAMDKVGKEGVITVEDGSGLTNELDVVEGMQFDRGYLSPYFINNADRQIALLENPYVLLHDKKISNIRDLLPALEQVAKSSRPLLIIAEDIEGEALATLVVNNIRGILKTVAVKAPGFGDRRKAMLEDIAILTGGTVISDEVGLKLETIKIEDLGQAKRIEVGKENTIIIDGTGDEKNIKSRIAQIKTQIEEATSDYDKEKLQERVAKLAGGVAVIKVGATTEIEMKEKKARVEDALHATRAAVEEGIVAGGGVALIRARDAIAKVKGENADQEAGIRIVLRAVEEPLRQIVANAGVEPSVVVNNVVAGKGNYGFNAANETYGDMVEMGVLDPTKVTRSALQHAASIAGLMLTTDCMVAELPKDDAPAMGGGDMGGMGGMGGMGGMM, translated from the coding sequence ATGGCAGCAAAAGACGTAAGATTTGGTGACGACGTTCGCCAAAAGATGATTACCGGTGTAAATATTTTAGCGAACGCAGTGAAAGTTACACTTGGCCCTAAAGGAAGAAATGTTGTTTTAGAGCGTTCATTCGGCGCACCTACAATTACTAAAGATGGTGTATCAGTCGCAAAAGAAATCGAACTTAAAGATAAGTTTGAAAATATGGGCGCGCAAATGGTTAAAGAAGTTGCATCTAAAACCTCTGATATTGCAGGTGACGGAACAACCACTGCAACTGTATTAGCCCAAGCTATTATTCGCGAAGGTATGAAATCAGTCGCAGCGGGTATGAACCCTATGGATCTTAAAAGAGGTATCGACAAAGCTGTTGAAGGCGGCGTTGCTGAACTTAAAAAATTAAGTAAACCATGTACAACAAGCAAGGAAATTGCTCAAGTAGGCTCCATCTCTGCCAACTCTGATCACTCGATTGGACAAATCATTGCAGACGCAATGGACAAGGTAGGCAAAGAAGGTGTGATCACTGTAGAAGATGGATCAGGCTTAACAAATGAGCTTGACGTTGTAGAAGGTATGCAATTCGATCGTGGATATCTTTCACCTTACTTTATTAATAATGCAGATCGTCAAATTGCATTATTAGAAAATCCATATGTTTTATTGCATGACAAAAAAATCTCTAACATTAGAGATCTTCTTCCAGCTCTTGAGCAAGTAGCTAAATCAAGCCGCCCTCTCCTTATTATCGCTGAAGATATCGAAGGAGAAGCGCTTGCAACTTTAGTGGTCAATAACATTCGCGGCATCTTAAAAACTGTTGCAGTTAAAGCCCCTGGTTTTGGTGATAGAAGAAAAGCAATGCTTGAAGATATTGCAATTCTTACCGGTGGCACAGTAATTTCGGATGAAGTAGGTCTGAAATTAGAAACAATTAAGATTGAAGATTTAGGTCAAGCAAAAAGAATTGAAGTGGGCAAAGAAAATACCATCATCATCGATGGCACGGGTGACGAAAAAAATATTAAGTCACGTATTGCCCAAATCAAAACACAAATCGAAGAAGCGACAAGTGATTACGACAAAGAAAAACTTCAAGAACGTGTTGCAAAACTCGCAGGTGGGGTTGCTGTAATTAAAGTAGGTGCAACGACTGAAATTGAAATGAAAGAAAAGAAAGCGCGTGTTGAAGATGCTCTTCATGCAACAAGAGCAGCTGTTGAAGAAGGTATCGTAGCTGGTGGTGGCGTTGCTTTAATTAGAGCTCGTGATGCGATTGCTAAAGTCAAAGGTGAAAATGCAGACCAAGAAGCAGGTATTCGAATCGTACTTCGTGCTGTTGAAGAGCCTTTAAGACAAATCGTTGCAAATGCTGGCGTAGAACCATCAGTAGTAGTTAACAACGTAGTGGCTGGTAAAGGTAACTATGGTTTTAACGCTGCAAATGAAACTTATGGCGATATGGTTGAGATGGGTGTTTTAGATCCAACTAAAGTTACTCGCTCTGCATTACAACATGCAGCATCTATCGCAGGTCTCATGTTAACAACTGACTGTATGGTAGCTGAACTACCTAAAGATGACGCTCCAGCAATGGGCGGAGGCGATATGGGTGGCATGGGTGGCATGGGTGGCATGGGTGGCATGATGTAA
- a CDS encoding UvrD-helicase domain-containing protein, translated as MNASLPNQNQFIDLNEKQIEAVTLQNESALILAGAGSGKTKVLTSRISWLIQTNVVSPFGLIAVTFTNKAAKEMLQRITMQLPINTRGMWVGTFHGLCNRFLKTHARDADLPDTFQILDSQDQLSLIKRTMKTMNVDDETYAPKQVQHYINGCKDEGLRAAHVDTYDTHSKKLNEIYLEYEKQCQKEGLVDFGELLLRCYELFEKNVAIRQHYQDRFKHILIDEFQDTSELQYKWLKLLAGNSSFVFAVGDDDQSIYSFRGARVGNMKDMERDFHVKQIIKLEQNYRSKSNILNTANAIIDHNKNRLGKNLWTSAGEGDPIRIYTGHTDIDEAKFIVDEIKMLHREGISLNHIAILYRSNAQSRVLEHNIFSSNLPYRVYGGLRFFERAEIKHAIAYLRLIANKNDDSAFLRIVNFPTRGIGSRSLESLQDISRRDGCSLWHAAQKTSNQASAIKKGLPYFIYLIKHIENGFEGLTLPQMIDLIINESGLKDHYTNEKDGLDRVSNLNELVSAAATFLNNDNNESSNPLGDFLNYSSLESGDMQASEGADAIQLMTIHSSKGLEFDVVFISGLEEGLCPHEQSLFESKGLEEERRLMYVAVTRARSKLYLSYALSRMLHGQTRYGMPSRFLEEIPESLVKNINTISFKNNVDQIEENYSQPSQQKHTWRIGESVMHEKFGQGTVLGYEGNSDDLRIQIKFNKAGTKWLAMEYAKLFKR; from the coding sequence ATGAATGCATCTCTACCCAATCAAAATCAATTCATAGATCTAAATGAGAAACAAATTGAAGCTGTCACGCTTCAAAATGAATCTGCACTCATTTTAGCTGGTGCGGGAAGTGGCAAAACCAAAGTACTAACTTCCAGAATTTCATGGCTCATCCAAACGAATGTGGTGAGTCCCTTTGGACTTATTGCTGTGACATTTACCAATAAAGCTGCAAAAGAAATGCTACAAAGAATCACCATGCAGCTTCCCATTAATACACGAGGTATGTGGGTAGGTACATTCCATGGTTTATGCAATCGATTTCTTAAAACACACGCAAGAGATGCAGATTTGCCTGATACATTTCAGATTCTAGATAGCCAGGACCAGTTATCACTCATCAAGAGAACTATGAAAACCATGAATGTTGATGATGAAACTTATGCGCCAAAACAAGTGCAACACTATATTAATGGATGTAAAGATGAAGGACTGAGAGCTGCTCATGTAGATACTTATGATACGCATTCAAAAAAATTAAATGAAATATATCTTGAATATGAAAAGCAATGTCAGAAAGAAGGCTTGGTTGATTTTGGTGAATTACTTTTAAGATGCTATGAGCTTTTTGAAAAAAATGTGGCGATACGTCAGCATTATCAAGATCGATTTAAACATATTCTGATTGATGAATTTCAAGACACAAGCGAGCTTCAATATAAGTGGTTAAAACTTCTTGCGGGCAATAGCAGTTTTGTATTTGCCGTAGGAGATGATGATCAATCTATTTATAGTTTTAGAGGTGCAAGAGTTGGAAACATGAAAGATATGGAAAGAGATTTTCATGTCAAACAAATTATTAAGCTCGAACAAAACTACAGGTCCAAAAGTAATATCCTCAATACAGCAAATGCCATCATTGATCACAATAAAAATCGATTAGGCAAGAACTTATGGACATCAGCCGGAGAAGGCGACCCTATTAGAATCTATACTGGCCATACTGATATTGATGAAGCTAAATTTATAGTAGATGAAATTAAAATGCTTCATAGAGAAGGCATCTCTCTTAATCATATTGCTATTCTTTATAGAAGCAATGCTCAGTCTCGTGTTCTCGAGCATAATATTTTTTCATCTAACCTACCTTATCGCGTCTATGGTGGTTTACGTTTCTTCGAACGTGCCGAAATTAAACATGCCATCGCTTATCTAAGACTTATTGCAAATAAAAATGATGACAGTGCATTTTTGAGAATTGTAAATTTTCCAACGCGTGGCATTGGAAGTCGATCATTAGAAAGCCTTCAAGATATTTCTAGGCGTGATGGTTGTAGTTTATGGCATGCCGCACAGAAAACATCAAATCAAGCGTCTGCAATTAAAAAAGGTCTGCCTTATTTTATCTATCTCATAAAACATATTGAAAATGGTTTTGAAGGGCTTACTCTTCCTCAAATGATTGATCTTATTATCAATGAATCAGGACTTAAAGATCACTATACCAATGAAAAAGATGGTCTGGACAGAGTATCTAACTTAAATGAATTAGTTTCTGCTGCCGCAACCTTTCTAAATAATGACAATAATGAATCTTCAAACCCACTTGGAGATTTTTTAAATTATTCTTCTTTAGAAAGTGGTGATATGCAAGCCAGTGAAGGTGCAGATGCTATCCAGCTCATGACGATTCACTCATCTAAAGGCTTGGAATTTGACGTAGTATTTATTTCTGGTCTTGAAGAAGGCTTATGTCCTCATGAGCAGAGTTTGTTCGAATCCAAAGGTCTTGAAGAGGAAAGAAGGCTTATGTATGTTGCTGTAACAAGAGCTCGTTCAAAATTATATTTAAGTTATGCGCTATCAAGAATGCTTCATGGCCAAACAAGATATGGAATGCCTTCAAGATTTTTAGAAGAGATTCCTGAGAGTCTTGTTAAAAACATTAATACTATTAGTTTTAAAAATAATGTGGATCAAATTGAGGAGAATTACTCGCAACCTAGTCAGCAGAAGCATACTTGGCGAATTGGTGAATCTGTCATGCATGAAAAATTTGGCCAAGGAACGGTTCTAGGTTATGAAGGCAATTCGGACGACTTAAGAATTCAAATTAAATTTAATAAAGCAGGCACAAAATGGCTTGCCATGGAATACGCAAAACTTTTTAAACGCTAA
- a CDS encoding BPSS1780 family membrane protein, which yields MKKITFRDSIRWNKESFVLFKKTPNQSLMLSLAYLFIFMLLPSMPIVQVFSIASILIWPIFLVFAVNFYKIHDKNKAEKFLAVYEKIKPKLVTLLTLGLICLTYAGLVTMVLNSEMQEFIKLSENNNELVSVINNFVPMIGKLILLLLPLLMATWFSPMLIVYNHYSLFKSIKSSIAGCLMYIAPLGLSWLIFSTTAILFMLSCGLLIGSLASFFPSIGPSLMGAIIFFALLVITSVMFAFQYISYRDIFKSAKSY from the coding sequence ATGAAAAAAATTACATTCCGAGATTCTATTCGTTGGAATAAAGAAAGTTTTGTGCTCTTTAAAAAAACACCGAATCAATCATTGATGCTGAGCCTAGCATATCTCTTTATTTTTATGCTTTTGCCTTCAATGCCCATAGTTCAAGTTTTTTCAATTGCATCTATTTTAATTTGGCCAATATTTTTAGTTTTTGCAGTGAATTTCTATAAGATTCATGACAAGAATAAGGCTGAAAAATTTTTAGCAGTATATGAAAAAATTAAACCCAAGCTAGTTACATTGTTAACACTTGGTCTGATCTGCTTAACTTATGCTGGCCTAGTCACGATGGTTTTAAATTCTGAAATGCAAGAATTTATTAAATTATCAGAAAACAATAATGAGTTAGTTAGCGTGATTAATAATTTTGTACCGATGATAGGAAAATTAATTCTACTGTTGCTTCCATTGCTTATGGCGACCTGGTTTTCACCTATGCTAATCGTTTATAACCACTATTCACTCTTTAAGTCGATTAAATCAAGTATCGCGGGATGCTTAATGTATATTGCCCCATTAGGCCTTTCATGGCTTATTTTTTCAACAACAGCGATATTATTTATGTTGTCTTGTGGATTGTTGATTGGGTCTCTAGCTTCGTTCTTTCCTTCGATCGGACCTTCATTGATGGGCGCAATTATTTTCTTTGCACTACTTGTAATTACATCTGTGATGTTTGCATTTCAGTATATCAGTTACCGTGATATTTTTAAGTCAGCTAAAAGCTATTAG
- a CDS encoding homoserine kinase: MSVYTSVNIEELKIWLQDYALGDLTDYQGIKSGITNTNYFLMTAHDRFVLTLFEKNTIEDLPYFVDLMAHLAGYSFLCPKPIFKKNGTALSILKNKPALIVTCLKGKELSKPEVNHCAAVGKSLAELHVKSANFESQHQNTRDLNWIKKTADSLFNLLPQDENQLLKEEILYQEKQNYKLPKSTIHGDLFRDNVLFLNDEVTGFIDFYYACTDFIILDVAIAVNDWCVNDDGSFDKVRLNAFLVAYKKIRSFNDDENQAWNNILRLASLRFWVSRLNDFYHAEEGELTYTKDPNHFKKILKQRISE, from the coding sequence ATGTCTGTCTATACATCAGTTAATATTGAAGAATTAAAAATTTGGCTTCAAGATTATGCTTTGGGTGATCTTACCGATTATCAAGGCATTAAATCTGGTATCACGAATACCAACTATTTTTTGATGACAGCGCATGATCGTTTTGTACTAACACTCTTCGAAAAAAATACGATAGAAGACCTACCTTATTTTGTAGATCTTATGGCTCATTTAGCAGGTTATTCGTTTTTATGTCCCAAGCCAATTTTCAAGAAAAATGGTACAGCTTTAAGTATTTTAAAAAATAAACCTGCATTAATTGTGACATGCTTAAAAGGGAAAGAACTCTCAAAACCCGAAGTCAATCATTGCGCAGCTGTAGGTAAAAGCTTGGCAGAACTCCATGTAAAATCAGCCAATTTTGAGTCCCAACATCAAAATACAAGAGATCTCAACTGGATCAAAAAAACTGCTGACTCTTTATTTAATCTGTTACCTCAAGATGAGAACCAATTACTAAAAGAAGAAATTCTTTACCAAGAAAAACAAAATTATAAACTCCCTAAATCCACAATTCATGGAGACTTATTTAGGGATAACGTGTTATTTTTAAATGATGAGGTAACAGGCTTTATAGACTTCTATTATGCATGTACAGATTTTATTATTTTAGATGTAGCAATTGCTGTGAATGATTGGTGTGTGAATGATGATGGTTCTTTTGATAAGGTTAGGTTGAATGCTTTCTTAGTTGCCTACAAAAAGATAAGATCATTTAATGATGATGAAAATCAAGCTTGGAATAATATTTTGAGATTAGCGTCTCTTAGATTTTGGGTTTCTAGGCTTAATGATTTCTATCATGCAGAAGAGGGTGAACTTACTTACACGAAGGACCCCAATCATTTTAAGAAAATTTTAAAGCAACGTATTAGTGAATAA
- a CDS encoding DUF2782 domain-containing protein — protein MMIQNTIKAFLLATALISLNAIAEKKLEPLEEVKPPPKNFESDIVEEPQITITKKGEDTVEEYRINGELYMMKVTPPAGGPAYYLLKEDQNGGWAKYDGPSQPVTVPKWVIFRF, from the coding sequence ATGATGATACAAAATACAATTAAAGCTTTCTTGTTAGCAACTGCCCTCATAAGTTTAAATGCCATAGCTGAAAAAAAGCTCGAGCCATTAGAGGAAGTGAAGCCGCCACCAAAGAATTTTGAAAGTGATATTGTGGAAGAGCCTCAAATTACTATCACTAAAAAAGGTGAGGATACCGTTGAGGAATACCGCATTAATGGCGAGCTTTATATGATGAAAGTCACCCCCCCTGCTGGCGGACCTGCATATTATTTGTTGAAGGAAGATCAAAATGGTGGTTGGGCAAAATATGACGGCCCAAGTCAGCCTGTGACTGTGCCTAAATGGGTAATATTTAGATTCTAA
- a CDS encoding TIGR00730 family Rossman fold protein produces MSADKKIPKFNGPELFDETHNESESWYAFEIMSEFVGATEKLKKITPAVSMFGSARVSEDNPYYKLTVDISEALSNAGFSVISGGGPGLMEAVNKGASLGKGPSIGFNINLPHEQKPNEYQDISINFKYFFMRKVMFIKYASAYVVLPGGFGTLDELMEVITLIQTGKSRKIPIILVGKEFWSGLLVWLKDKIVKEGMAQEKDLDLIQILEQPKEIVDAIFNHYESIGFTLTPAERKAQLYL; encoded by the coding sequence ATGTCAGCAGATAAAAAGATACCTAAATTTAATGGCCCAGAATTATTTGATGAAACTCATAACGAAAGCGAATCCTGGTACGCATTTGAAATTATGTCAGAATTTGTTGGCGCTACCGAGAAACTTAAAAAAATAACGCCTGCCGTGTCTATGTTTGGCAGTGCTAGGGTCAGTGAAGACAATCCCTACTACAAACTCACCGTTGATATATCAGAAGCGCTATCCAATGCCGGATTTAGCGTCATTTCTGGCGGCGGTCCTGGTCTCATGGAAGCAGTTAATAAAGGAGCTTCTTTAGGCAAGGGGCCTAGTATTGGCTTTAATATCAACTTACCTCACGAACAAAAGCCAAATGAATACCAAGACATTTCAATTAATTTTAAATATTTCTTTATGCGTAAAGTCATGTTTATTAAGTATGCTTCAGCATACGTGGTTTTACCTGGTGGATTTGGAACTTTGGATGAATTAATGGAAGTGATTACTCTTATTCAAACCGGTAAATCAAGAAAAATCCCTATTATTTTAGTCGGTAAGGAGTTCTGGTCTGGTTTGCTAGTTTGGTTAAAAGATAAAATTGTAAAAGAGGGGATGGCTCAAGAAAAAGACTTGGATTTGATTCAAATTCTTGAGCAGCCCAAAGAGATTGTGGATGCAATATTTAATCATTATGAATCTATTGGTTTTACGTTAACGCCAGCGGAACGAAAAGCTCAGCTTTACTTATAA
- the polA gene encoding DNA polymerase I has translation MKTLLLVDGSSYLYRAFHGLPDLRNSRQEPTGAIYGVLNMLRKLHKEFPSDYSACVFDAKGKTFRNDLYPEYKANRSAMPDDLRAQIQPLHEAITAMGWPIIIQEGVEADDVIGTLCKEATQHQFNVVVSTGDKDLAQLVNDHVTLINTMTNEKLDIEGVKNKFGLMPNQIIDYLTLIGDTSDNVPGVEKVGPKTALKWLNEYQTLDNIVTHASQFSGVVGENLRKALDWIPKAKDLITIRCDLDIDKNWDNLKAKTQDLSALENLYQRFEFKNWLNEIKEDSPQIISSSKSDEEKVSIKSPSHFISKIKYDTIFEETLLHAWLEKIKEKKYVCVDTETNSLDPMQAKIVGISMAVTPGEAAYIPLAHDYPGAPQQLSLNAVLNLLKPILEDEKIKKIGQNLKYDAHVFLNHDICLKGIKHDTMLQSYVTESHQSHGMDNLSLRHLGHTCVSYEEVAGKGVNQLRFNEVDIDVASHYSSEDADITLQLNQFFNPVIENDAPLKFIYESIEMPTAEVLLKIERNGVLIDDKKLNEQSHEIGKKILLLEEEAYQLAGQPFNLASPKQLQDILFIKLGIKSLKKTPSGAPSTDEDVLQELALDYPLPKLLLEHRSLSKLKSTYTDKLPKMINPNTGRIHTSYNQAVAITGRLASSDPNLQNIPIRTLEGRKIREAFIANKGSSILSADYSQIELRIMAHLSQDKRLLDAFKNNEDIHKSTAAEIFGCDLNSVSNEQRRYAKVINFGLIYGMSVFGLSKSLGIERSAAANYIETYFARYPGVKKYMENAKLFAKDKGYVETLFGRRLWIPEINGSNGIRRAAAERAAINAPMQGTAADLIKLAMIAVDQWLSQNAHLKTKMIMQVHDELVFEVPQNEIEILQKELPRLMEGVAKLDIPLIVDIGVGLNWDAAH, from the coding sequence ATGAAAACACTATTATTGGTCGATGGCTCTTCTTATCTCTATCGGGCATTTCACGGATTGCCAGATCTTAGAAACAGTCGCCAAGAACCTACTGGGGCTATTTACGGCGTTTTAAATATGCTCCGAAAACTTCATAAAGAGTTTCCTTCAGATTATAGCGCTTGCGTTTTTGATGCAAAAGGAAAAACTTTCAGAAATGATCTGTACCCTGAGTATAAAGCTAATCGCTCGGCGATGCCTGACGATTTAAGAGCTCAAATCCAACCGCTTCATGAAGCAATTACAGCGATGGGCTGGCCTATTATTATTCAAGAAGGTGTTGAAGCTGATGATGTAATTGGCACATTATGCAAAGAAGCTACCCAACATCAATTTAATGTTGTCGTTTCTACAGGTGATAAGGACTTAGCTCAGCTTGTAAATGACCATGTCACTTTAATTAATACGATGACGAACGAAAAACTCGATATCGAAGGCGTCAAAAATAAATTTGGGTTGATGCCGAATCAAATTATTGATTATCTAACACTTATTGGAGACACCTCAGATAACGTGCCCGGTGTTGAAAAGGTAGGTCCTAAAACTGCATTGAAATGGCTTAATGAATATCAAACGCTCGACAATATCGTAACGCATGCTTCTCAATTCTCAGGGGTAGTCGGTGAAAATTTAAGAAAAGCACTCGATTGGATTCCTAAGGCTAAAGATCTAATTACGATTCGATGTGATTTAGATATCGATAAAAATTGGGATAATTTAAAAGCTAAAACACAAGACTTATCCGCGTTAGAAAATTTATACCAAAGGTTTGAATTTAAGAATTGGCTTAATGAAATTAAAGAAGATAGCCCCCAGATAATCTCATCAAGTAAAAGTGATGAAGAAAAAGTATCCATTAAATCACCAAGTCATTTTATTTCTAAAATTAAATATGACACAATATTTGAAGAAACTTTATTACATGCATGGCTAGAAAAAATTAAAGAAAAAAAATATGTTTGTGTCGACACGGAAACAAACTCTCTTGACCCAATGCAAGCAAAAATTGTAGGTATATCTATGGCAGTGACTCCAGGGGAAGCAGCCTACATTCCTTTGGCACATGATTATCCTGGAGCCCCTCAACAGTTATCACTTAATGCTGTATTAAATTTATTGAAGCCCATTTTAGAAGATGAAAAGATCAAGAAAATTGGGCAAAACTTAAAGTACGATGCGCATGTTTTTTTAAACCACGATATATGTCTTAAAGGTATTAAGCACGATACGATGCTACAAAGCTATGTGACAGAAAGTCATCAAAGTCATGGCATGGATAATTTAAGCTTGAGGCATCTAGGACATACCTGTGTAAGTTACGAAGAAGTTGCAGGCAAAGGTGTAAATCAACTTAGATTTAATGAAGTCGATATTGATGTGGCATCTCATTATTCATCTGAAGATGCCGATATTACTTTGCAATTAAATCAATTTTTTAATCCTGTAATTGAAAATGATGCGCCACTAAAATTCATTTATGAAAGCATTGAAATGCCCACCGCAGAAGTGCTTTTAAAGATTGAAAGAAATGGTGTGCTTATAGATGACAAAAAATTAAATGAGCAAAGCCATGAAATTGGAAAAAAAATTCTGCTACTTGAAGAGGAGGCTTACCAATTAGCGGGACAACCTTTCAACCTCGCATCACCTAAACAATTACAAGATATTTTATTTATCAAATTAGGTATTAAGTCTTTAAAAAAAACACCTTCAGGAGCTCCCTCTACTGACGAAGACGTCTTGCAAGAATTAGCTCTTGACTATCCTTTGCCTAAACTTCTTCTTGAGCATCGCAGTCTGTCTAAACTCAAATCAACTTACACAGATAAATTACCAAAAATGATTAATCCTAATACTGGGCGCATTCATACCAGCTACAACCAAGCAGTGGCAATTACAGGACGTCTTGCAAGTTCAGATCCTAATTTGCAAAATATCCCTATCAGAACATTAGAAGGTAGAAAAATAAGAGAAGCATTTATTGCAAACAAAGGATCATCAATTTTATCTGCAGACTATTCACAAATCGAACTGAGAATTATGGCTCACTTATCTCAAGACAAAAGATTACTTGATGCATTTAAGAATAATGAGGATATACATAAATCTACGGCAGCTGAAATCTTTGGGTGTGATCTGAATAGTGTTTCTAATGAACAAAGACGTTATGCCAAAGTCATTAATTTTGGTTTGATCTATGGAATGAGTGTTTTTGGTTTATCGAAATCACTCGGCATTGAACGCAGCGCTGCTGCAAATTACATAGAAACTTATTTTGCCCGATATCCTGGTGTTAAAAAATACATGGAAAATGCAAAATTATTTGCTAAAGATAAAGGTTATGTAGAGACACTTTTTGGAAGGCGATTATGGATTCCAGAAATTAATGGTTCGAATGGTATTAGAAGAGCTGCGGCAGAAAGAGCAGCGATTAATGCTCCTATGCAAGGCACTGCAGCCGACCTCATTAAATTAGCAATGATTGCCGTTGATCAATGGCTGTCTCAAAATGCACACTTAAAAACAAAAATGATTATGCAAGTACACGATGAGCTTGTGTTTGAAGTACCCCAAAATGAAATTGAAATATTACAAAAAGAATTGCCTCGACTAATGGAGGGTGTTGCAAAACTAGATATTCCTCTTATCGTCGATATTGGTGTTGGACTGAACTGGGATGCGGCACATTAA
- a CDS encoding competence/damage-inducible protein A, translating into MKFGALIIGDEILSGKRQDKHFEFLQKTLKKYELSLSWVKYIQDDSKDIIQSIKESIKPDTLIFSFGGIGATPDDFTRQSAAEAFGLQLTRNDEALKLIEEQFGDGAYPKRVLMADIPQDALLIPNEINKIPGFKINHHHFLPGFPEMAWPMVEWILNTHYQGLLNQNDFAEASIWINDVSESKLIDLMNEIVKKYPEIKLFSLPKLNPVKTIELGVKGSSKLVNEAILEIQDKIANLGYEWHK; encoded by the coding sequence ATGAAATTCGGCGCTTTAATTATTGGCGATGAAATCTTATCTGGTAAAAGACAAGATAAACATTTTGAATTTTTACAAAAAACATTAAAAAAATATGAGCTTTCATTGTCTTGGGTGAAATATATTCAAGATGATTCGAAAGACATTATTCAGTCTATTAAAGAATCCATAAAACCAGATACATTAATTTTCTCTTTTGGTGGCATTGGTGCAACACCGGATGACTTCACAAGACAATCTGCAGCAGAAGCTTTTGGCCTTCAATTAACGAGAAATGATGAAGCTTTGAAGCTTATTGAAGAACAGTTTGGTGACGGAGCTTATCCTAAAAGAGTTTTAATGGCAGATATTCCCCAAGATGCATTATTAATTCCAAATGAAATTAATAAAATACCTGGCTTTAAAATTAATCATCATCATTTTTTGCCAGGGTTTCCAGAAATGGCATGGCCGATGGTTGAATGGATTCTTAATACACACTATCAAGGATTATTAAATCAAAACGATTTCGCTGAAGCTTCGATTTGGATTAATGATGTGAGTGAAAGTAAATTAATTGATTTGATGAATGAAATTGTAAAAAAATATCCAGAAATTAAACTTTTTAGTCTGCCAAAATTAAACCCGGTAAAAACTATCGAGCTTGGCGTTAAAGGTTCATCAAAATTAGTTAATGAAGCTATATTGGAAATACAAGACAAAATAGCCAATTTGGGCTATGAATGGCATAAGTAA